GGAGTGGGGTTTAAGAGACCATGTGACTTTGCTTCAGGCAGCATGGGCTTGAGCCCATCATAAACATTCAactgaagctaagctaacagtgACAAAGCAAAAGACGTGTCTCATTGGTTTAACACTACAGCTGCTTACCTCAGtgtctttacacacacagaaacagagcagaaggaCTCACCAGGGAAATAGCGTTCAGGGATCTTGGTGACGTAGAACAGGAAGGCAGATCCAGCTATCAGGTACATCACCAACACACGAGGCAGGAACAGCTGCAAGTACAACAAAACCAAAGCTTATATGACTAGACATTAGCAGTCAGGAGAATAAAGTGCTGAGATTCATGACCTGTTGAGGAATATTTCTCATAACTAAGCTGAAAAATAGTGTATACAGAgatataaaaatgcaaatgtgagcAGACATAAGcatgctttcattttgcttttttttttttttttaaatatatatatttctgtatttcctcACCTGTACAACATCGGAGGTGAACCCTCCATTGAGCCAGACCCAGTGGCACGCAGGGACCACACTGATGCCAGCCACACAGCAGAAGATCGTCATCCGTATCCGTCGCCAGTCGTTGCTGAGGTAATGAGGGTGGACCTGAGCACAGAAGACGGCCAGGATGAGCGACAGGACTGTCAGCAGGTAGACCTGTCGCCAAAACTGCAAGACGGAAGAGTAACTGATTAGATACAGTCTAGTCAGAGCTGGAGCATCACTTTCATCATTACTATAATATcttaagaaaaataatataatgGTGGAAATTTGGGATCAGATCTCTTTTCCAACTTCAGGTTTGCACTGTGATGCAAATCGCCATGTTGTGTGTTCAAACTTACAGCATTACAGTAGAAAGCGTAGAAGATCCCAGGCACATAGCAGCCAAGGATGCCAACAGAGATGCCTGCGTAGTCCAATGCCAGCCAGCGGCGGCAAGTCTTCTCTGAACGGTGGCACGAGAACAGATGATACCCCACAGAGCACAACATGCACACCTgggatgaaaacacaaaagatattgtgattattatttgtGATTATTTATGTTTCAAGCTTTTTAATGGATGACATTATTGGTTTCATTAAGGaaatctttgctttgttttaccTTAACATACACTTCTGTGGACAGAGAAAGGGGTGACATATACTACACTACCACACTAACTTACCTTTCATTACATCAACAAGCTCCGAATCTGCTACACAACCTAAAATACGAAGCGTTCACAGCTATCACGCAAACAAGTAACACCGTCACTACATTGCCAATAGGGACTCTGAACTATACTACCATTCCTATTGTAGCTCTTAATAAGTGCCTCCTTGACAACAGTTACAACAATACACAGCTTACACACCTGGGTAGGTAGAGGTGAACTGATTGCACCTGTGGCAGGAAATGTGAAACCTTTATGAATCAGTTTCTTTAACTTTATACCAGAAAACAGGACACATtattaaacatatatttttttatacaGTACAAATACTCAGATGTTCATAATAAACTCATACTTCAAGGTATACTATGGAGGAATTTTCCATTCCTGTTTGTAAACCTAACATTCAAACCCCTCCTCCAAGTCTTATCGCCACCAGAAGCACATGCCCCTGACCCCTAACCAGAGCTGCCAGATCACACACAGTTCTGTGTGcaacctgcagcatcacatacCTGCATAAGCGACTCAcactttttagtttttatttagtttatttttcagGAACAGTGCATATTAATAATGCTACTGTAAATATGCCAGACTTAGCCAAGAGGCTAGTTTTCATCTGTAGTTCCTGTAGGTAGGCGTGAAGTTGGCAACCTAAAATCAggaaaaagtgaagtgaagaagtATCTTGCAATATTTGATGAAattatgtgtttattgtgtgttaaTGGAATTGTTTGTGTATATGAACAGCTACACTAATAGTTGGATTACTGGCTCTAATTAGCCAGCATTTTAGCCGTCTTCAGTCCAGCTGGCTAATAGGCATACTGTAGTAGTATGCAATAGATACATGTCATGATAATAATGCAATTACAATGCCTAAATATCTGTTGAGTTAAAGGTAGCAGTCATCAAACCAATAGCAACGTTAGCTCACCACCCAACCTCATCTGCACGCTGTTTTTGGCTGGGTGCTACACATCCATTGCCCAATGGTTGCAGGCAAGAAATGTCCAGagcacagcaaaataagaaaatacaggcagaagGGAGGGTCTCTGAAGataaatacaccaccacacatTTCTAGTGGGTtgtaagtgatgattgagagggattaaCTTTTGAATGAATCTATACATTGTTTTtaaggaaaatcctgcatagtataccttaaaaaacagctggaaaaaatgaaaaagccaAGAGTAATTTCTGTCAAAGTAGTAAAATTACAGACATGCTTGTACATCATGCACATTCTTTCTGTGAGTATGAATGCTGGGAAGACAAAGGAAAACTTATTTTATTAAGCTTGGGGCACATTGTATGACTGTGAAAAtccaaaacagcagcattacTCTTGCTTAACATCTTTACATTCAGTTTCAtgtcaaaacaacacagcaagGTCTGTATGAGGATACAAGAACTTCTGTATTGTCAgcttttgtctctctcacagCATCCACACAGCCAAATAAGGATTACCTGGAAGCAGAACAGTCCTATAGCATAGATGACGTAGTCCTCTCTGTTCGCTCCAGAGGCTGGCAGTACTGAGGAGAGGTCGTTAACCcccagagagaagaagagcaggaaacCAAGAAGGTGGCTCCAGATATTCACTGTCTCATTGGACAGAATAAAAATACTGCAACAGATAAGAAGATGCAAAGATGTACCACAAGGCCAGTTTGTATACAAACTATCACACATGTAAGCAATGTTCACATGCTATAACATGCAGGATGTTTTCCATAATCATTAACACGTTCATTCAAATATGTAGAAAAGGGAACGTGACTAGAACACAAGTCTTAAATGTGACTCTCACCTCCTCAGGCAGAGTTTGGAGGGCAGGTGAGCCCTGTAGCCATCTGTGATGTAGGGATTTTCCTTGAGAAAGAGGGGGATTTGTTCATAGGTGTACAGTCTTATCCTCTGGGGTATCAGCACTGGCCAGTGCTGGTAGCTGCCCAGCTCGATGTAGTGGGCAGTCTTCAGCAGCTTCTGGGGCATCTTGAGCAGCATCTTGTCCTCTGCTCCTTGGGTACAAGGCAAGCTGGGGAGGTAAAGGCTGAGTTTGGAGAAAGGACAAGAGAAACCACTAGTTAGTAAATGACAGGACGgtaaagtgacaggaagtagCTGTAACTGTTTTTTCAAGTGACAGGATAGAGATTCAACCAAAAAACAAGGTGAACGTGGTGTTTCTGACAAAACCACCAGAGTTGATAAGACTCCataataatatattataatttcttagtttatttatattttatataaataatCTGACAGGGTAACTAGTAACTATtgtaatcaaataaataatgtggagtaaaaagtacaatgaTGGCTTACAAAATGCAGTTGAGGTATAAAGTAGcacaaaatagaaatactcacTAGTAACTAACgttacttagttactttccaccactagCCCCATTTAACGAGTATCAGTGTGCTTACAAGTAAGCTAGGTTAAGATAACCTTGGTTATGTTTATCGACTGCTTCATCCTCTTGGCAGCATTTGTCGCCATCTCTTTCACTTATGGATAAATTATTTCAAATAACGTCACTGACATCTTCATCCTGTGTGTCAGGCCGTTTTGTTATTCTCAAGCCATGCTAGGAGGCTAAATTCCGGTGTAATGTAACCTTTGCTAGCAGGCATTGTTTTTAGCCAGCTAAACTGATTTAAAACAGGTTTACAGCGCTCACCATTAGTCGCAGCCCGACTGTCGATATCCTCTTTCGGGCAATTTAGCCATATCTTGATGGCTACCGAGCCAGCATTgcgttaaaaaaaatcacattttagtaaaaaaaaagaaagtcacaTCCTCCGCCACTGGTTAACTGTAGCCCATCTATCTTTTTCCCTTTAACGTTGATAGTAAACTACGACGAAGCGGCACGCTACTGCCACCAGCTGGTGTGGAGTGTGGAGGATTGTATTTGTTGCTATTCGAAAACAAAAGATTCTGAACTTTCCTGCAAAATATCTCTTAAATCCTCTATTAATTTGATTTCTCAAAGGTTCAGAATTAAGTCTGTCCTCTGAATATAAGAACTACACATTCTAAAGTGGTGCTTATCGTAGCCTAGTGGTTTGAGCAGCTCCCAGTAGATATCGCCAccacagctgaaatgacaaTCACGCCCTTGCTTATGGTGACAGTTTAATTACAATGCACATTGTTTACTGACATTAtaagtgttttcatttaataagACGGACTTGTGACCACACCCCACATAATTTcgtctgttttggttttgatggAGGGATTGACTGCGGTCACACTCTGTTCAAACTTTGTCCGCAGTGGTATGAAGAAACACAAGGCTTTTGGTTCTGTTTAGTTTTTCAGCTGGGGTCAAAGCAGATAATCTGGTGATCCTGGTCCTTTCTGCCATCAGTCTCTTTAGCCTGGAAGAAACGACCAGTCTGGCATAACCATCCATCTGCAGCTCCGACAGCCAACTTTTCCTATTTTAAACTGAGGTTGAATCAACCAGTTTCCTTATATTTCTACTTTAAGAGGCTTTAAAGTAGGGAAAACAATTTTAGTCCACATCGCTTGACATTATACATTCTTTATCAACACGTTCCAAGAACATCGGCAAGACAGCTGGTTTGAAGAGGTTGCATCCACCTCTTACATTAACATTTTAGTCAtttcatagtcatagtcatCACTTCCTTCAAACTGTTAAAATGATGACTTGGTGGTCATTCTTTCCACTTTTCACCCTTTAgttgttttaaacattaaacattattttttcctttattacTGTACAGACGAAAGAGCAACAATTGGAGAGGACGTGCAACAAGAATCCCTGTCTCCTCATCCAACGACTACACCCAAAAATAAAGTACAGATCATATAATGCATTACAGCCACCCATGAAATATCCAAGGGGAGACCCCTGGCTAGCACACATGAGATGCCAATTGTTGACACAATGACTTTGGTATGTTCTTATTGGAGTTGTTTACTGTCATGACTTTATCCTACTTAAAAGCTGAAATTAAACCTACTGGGAAGCCACATTTAGTCGGTGCATTGCATCCctgcaaacacaatgaaatgtatAATTACAGCACCACACTTCCTGGAATGTGCTGAGCATCGTAGATTAGATGCATGATATTCGTGTAAAGGTTTAAGCTCATGCCATGACAAAGTGTGCTTTTGAAGGCATCATCAGATCCAGTTGTTGACAAGACATGCAAGAAAGAGTCAGAGTCAGTCTTTTCTCACTAGACAAAGGAGTTGGTTTAATTTCAGCTGTTGGGGAGTCACATTTTGGACAAGACTCATGCACGGCAAACAAATCCCTCTGACATACCAAGGCCGTTGTGTTGGTGTATTCGATACTGCTTTCCATCTGCAGTTGATTTGCAGGAACACGATGCACTTGTTTGTCcgggacaggaaaaaaaaaaaacatcaggcATATAGTACATTATTGGGAGGGTGATTTATGCATCAGTGAGGAATGCACTGGAATAAGCCAGTAATGGACTGTTCATTTACTGAGAGGCAAACTTTCATTAAATCTTGAAACAGCAAGCTtataaaacatatttgaaataGTAAAATGATATATTCATTGTTTCAGAAGAGGGAATAATTTCCTTCACATCTATTTTAAAATACAaggaaatattttctttattagtTCTATAAAGTCATCTGAACCATCAGTCTGTcattctttgcttttctgttaTCCCAGTCAGTGTCTGTGTATGTCAGCTGTGTCCAGTTAGAGGCAACACAGGAAGATAAATGActttgccttcaaaataaaaacattatggAGTCAGACAAAGCACATGGGGATAAAATCAGACTCAATAAAATGTTATGAAGATTTTTTCTCCACACATTATCTCTTATTGTACTTAATGTACATTTTGCAACATAACATATATTATATGTATCTGTAATGTGTATTTGCTATATATATTTGCCTGAAGATGTCCATAGTTCTAAAAAGCTTTTGAAATAGCAAATACAcgttttatatatattttgtttattacttccccttctcctcctccttcttctataataataataataattattattattattgcaattTAGTTAAATTTATATAGACCCTGGCATTGTGGCATTAGGATCTGTATGCCTTTTCTAATATTATCTTGTTTTATCCCTCTGCATGCTTATGCACTATTtcaacagctgtttttattttgattgtgtAAATGTTGAGGGTGACTTATTGAACATATGTAGATATTCaattataaatgaaaaacacaccgataaaataaatagaaaatgtagATATCGATATCAAAAACACTAAAGAGGCTCATTCTGGCGCAATTATAGCACTGCGTTTTAATTTGCAGTGACATAAGCCAATTATTAAACATATAAGTAGAAATAAATCTACACATATCAAAGCTATTCTAcatgaaacacataaaaaattAAAGCGGGAGAAATGACtgatttttatatatatatatatatatatttgtgagtTTATTACAGCAGTAATAGGGCATTAGTGGGGGTATTTTGTAAGTTGCTGTGTCCAGTTTAATTTGAAGACTGCTGAGGGAAGTTGTCgctgttcctgctgcagcagctgttgtgaCAGCGGTGGGCTGCAGCTGAGCGCCCTGCCCCGTTCATTTCATGAGCAGCGCGCGGTCAGACCGAGCCAGCATGTGAACCCCGGCCTGATCCCGTgaggacgatgatgatgatgatgaaggacTCACACCGTCGCTGCTGATATGAAACGGGCGGATTATGGATCGGATGTGGATATGTTGCAGAATCCTCCTTTTCCTCGGTGTTTGCGTGAGCTCGTCGCTGCACGAGGGTGACGACGCGTCTTGTGATGGAGCgtttgatgtttattttgtgttagACAGGTGAGGCAAtgtctgcatgagtgtgtgtgtttgagggagtGAAGCAGCCAGCAGGGGCAGAGTATACTCAttcaatatatttattgtaagTGCAGGCACAGTCTTGACTCTGTCCTCTCCATGTAAGGCTGTGTTCAGTTCTCCGCGTCCCTCTGCTGCGTCTCTGCAGAGTTTATGTGAATCTTTCCTGTCTGATCATCAGTGTTAAGGGTGTTCCTCTCAGGGTGAACAAACCAAGTCCTGAACAGGCTTTTCAACAAGAACACATGAAGTATCTTTATTCTATGCAACtatgtttgttctgttgttatGCATGcatgatgtttttctgttgggATGGACCTGAACAAGTGAGCCCCATGGATGTTTCAGGAAGCTGATCAAGTCCTGGATTTCTTCATAAATATTAAAGGCATTTCTACCATTTGAACTTGTATTTTTGTTCgcatttattgatttattatatttgtattattttatttattattgtattacTTCCCAGTGAACCGCAGTCAGTGCAGCCTCAAAACGCATGCAGAAAATGCACGTTATTCAAATGAAGTTTGGTTTAAGTGACTGATGGACCTTCCCTTGTTTTTATCTGGTTGTGTTGTCCTGGTGTTAAAATCCGTGTTGGTGTTCGGTTGTATCTGGTATTTCATGTTTGGATGAGTGTGATTTATCCCTGTGGTGCTGCCTGTTTTTGCAGGTCAGGCAGCGTGTCGGGACACTGGGATGAGATCTATGGATTTGTGGAGCAGCTCACCAGCAGGTTTGTCAGGTTAGTACAAAGTTTCTGTCGtgtgcttttcagttttttgatGATTGTTCCTCTCTTAACCTCAGAAAGTGTGGAATAATGTACAGCTTTATATAGCAGAGttcaaaacaaagtgaaaaagtgcTTAACAGACAACTAAGCATATTAAAATTAAACTAGCAGAAACtaaactaatgaaaaacaaGGCTATTTAAAGAGTGAGGAGCTGTTATAGGTATTTTAAATTGCAGTACAAACAGTAGTAGTGAGTAGAAAAGTAGGCCATGTCTATTTTGGGCAGCGGACATCATACGAGGCCACCAACTGCTCCAGAACCCCTCTGGGTAATGGTGCAgacggtgtgtgtgagtgtgtgtgtgtgatatctTTAGGTTTTAATAGTGGGTTGCTAAATATGAGAGCAAAACATCAAACCAGCTGTTGAAGGTGGTGCTGACCACAACAGACAGTCCTGTCCTCCTTCACAGCCTGGATGGTGGAGCACTGACGGGGGTGAGGGGCTCAGTTCCTCGCGGTGTGCAGCTCAGAGGGTGTGACTGAGTGAAAGTTATGGTATATGTTAGtgtcatatatattttatattatatatattgaaGTCAAACAGAATAGAATTTAAGTTTCAAAGCCACCTtgtaaaagataaaaaacagtttctgatTTATGACTTGTGTAGATTTGTAGATTCACaagctttctgtgtgtgttgtgtgtttgtgtgtttcagtcccAGGATGAAGGTTTCCTACATTGTCTTTTCAGCCAAAGCAGTCGTAATACTGCCACTAACTGGAGACAGGTACCTTCTACTACTGATAAGCAACATCACAACACCAATAACCAGATCCCACAGGGCTCTTATCAGTCTGTATTTACACTGTGGCGCCCGTGTTTTGTGATCTGGCTGCGCAGGTCTAAGATAGACGAGGGTCTGAAGAAGCTGAGCCAAATCAGACCTGCTGGTGAGACATACATGCATGAAGGCATGAAAGCGGTAGGTACGCTCATCTAACAGCGTTACTGCCTGCCAGGAACCATGTTCTGTACACAGATGGCCACTTGATTGTTAGAATAATGATGATTTCTAATTGTCAGAGTAGAGTCTGTTAACCTAAAAtcactatatatatattggtCCATTCTCTTATACTGTACACTGGCTTATTCTTATATTAAACTAATAAAATAGATAATACGTTGACACAAATGTCAAGTTCcacgtgtgtgtacgtgtgtgagcTGTGCTGAGTTGTACAGTTTGGGCTGAAGACCCTCAACTGACTTACTCCTCAGGTGTCAGCGCAGATGAAAACGCAAACTTCACCATCATCCAGCATCATTATCGTTCTGACTGACGGCAAACTGGAGGTGTACCCTTATGAACTGAGTGTGCAGGAggtatcaaacacacactcacacacactttactgAGGATTAATCTTATGCAAGCGGCAAAAATGATATTGCTGACATGGTTGGATGAAGAATAATGCTCAGGAGGATCATTTTCCTTGATATAGCAGAAGTTTTCAAGCAGCGCAGCACAAAAAGAACTTGAAGAGACTTAAAATAAGTTTGTAAATTTCACGTTCCGCtgttttatttggtttgtgGGTTTGTTGTTGATGAGCTCTGTTCCctcctttttttgtatttttaggatgtgtgcatgtgcatttgttgttgtttttttatctcttctttCACTGCTGCACAGCCAGCTTCCCTTAGGGGACAAATAAAGCAACTCATGTAACAGTTTCAAGGGTCTGCACGCTCATATTTGTATCATGCGACATGAATTGTACCAGTTGCCACTCGGAAGAAGCAAAAACATTCATCAGTCTAAAACCTGATAGTGTGTTTTGTAGGATGTCCGATAAATTGTACTGACTGTAACGAGATCATATGATCTTTTATGGGTGACTTATTATCTGATAACATCGACATGAGTTTGTTGTACATCAGTCAAAGCAGGTCTTGACTCAGGACTGTGTGTTGTGCCTCCCAGGCGGACAAAGCCAGAGGGTTCGGAGCCAGAGTGTACTGTGTCGGGGTCATGGACTTTGACCACAAACAGGTaggaggattttctttttttttgctctgctgtcttGACTTTCACATGTTGGCCTGTGAGAAAGAACACCTCTCTGTTACTGATTCTGTTGGTTGTAAAAACACTGAGGTTTTATttgcctttctgtgtgtgtgttt
The Chelmon rostratus isolate fCheRos1 chromosome 19, fCheRos1.pri, whole genome shotgun sequence DNA segment above includes these coding regions:
- the LOC121623169 gene encoding progestin and adipoQ receptor family member 3-like, with the translated sequence MLLKMPQKLLKTAHYIELGSYQHWPVLIPQRIRLYTYEQIPLFLKENPYITDGYRAHLPSKLCLRSIFILSNETVNIWSHLLGFLLFFSLGVNDLSSVLPASGANREDYVIYAIGLFCFQVCMLCSVGYHLFSCHRSEKTCRRWLALDYAGISVGILGCYVPGIFYAFYCNAFWRQVYLLTVLSLILAVFCAQVHPHYLSNDWRRIRMTIFCCVAGISVVPACHWVWLNGGFTSDVVQLFLPRVLVMYLIAGSAFLFYVTKIPERYFPGQLNYLGASHQVWHILVVVMFYWWHQTAVHIMQFRHSQACPTRTISS